CCCCACTGTTCGGGCAACCCTTGTGGATGCCCATTGTCGGCGCTCGCCCGGTTATCTCCGCATGGGACGTCCACAAGGGGCACCCACAAGGGGCGCCCCTACGGTCGCACAAGGAATCTGGGCCTGATGGGGAACAATAGATCAGTGGCGCAATACCTCCCGGAGCCAAGAATTGATTCCGGGAGGCACTGCCAGCCCTGTATCATAGGGGCGCAAATCGGGGAGAGAGGGTGGTTTTCAATGGGAATTCAGTTACCCTCTCGGCAATAGTCGACCCGTGCGGCGTCACCTGATCTTGTGTTGGGGTGCCCGCCAATCCGCACTAACCAACTGCTGACTTGGAGTTTCTTCAATGTTGACCGTCAAGGCCGCCAGGGGAATCGTTCTGGACCATTGCGGCTCCATCCGGCCCGGCCGGTTGTCCACGGAAGTGGTGTCGTTGCCGGCCTCACAAGGTCGGGTCCTGGCCGAGCCGGTACACCTCGACACAGACCAGCCGCCGTTCGATCGCAGCATGCGAGACGGATATGCCGTCAAGTCCCGGGATCTCGATCCGCTGCCGGCCCGGCTCCGATGTGTGGGTGAGATTAAGGCGGGGGAGGTCCCGACCCGGGTTCTGAAATCGGGAGAGGCCATTCAAATCATGACAGGGGCGCCGGCGCCCAAGGGCGCAGACGCCGTCGTCATGGTCGAGCATACGGAAAGCCTGCCCAAGGATGAAGTGGCTGTGCTTCGATCGGTTCCTTCGGGAGCCAACATCGCCCCCAGAGGTTCGGAACGCAGGTGCGGCGAACTCCTGATGCCGCCCGCCACCCGCCTGGGTGTTCTGGAGGTGGGAGGCCTGGCCGCGGTAGGAAAGGCACGGGTTCAGGTTTTTGGGCGTCCGGAGGTCAGCATTTTGGCCACCGGGGACGAACTGGTCGACGTCGATCAGGAACCCGGTCCGGGGCAGATCCGCAACTCCAATGCCTATTCTCTATCCGCCCAGGTGGTGAGTCATGGTGGCGTGCCCCGAGTCTTGGCCACAGCCGGAGACACCATGGAACAGCTCAGGCGGCAAATTCGCCTGGGTCTGGAGAGCGATGTTCTGCTGGTGAGCGGTGGCGTTTCGGCAGGGAAATACGATCTGGTCGAGGAGGTCTTCGAGGAACTCGGTATTCAAATCCTGTTCGAAGCGGTGAGCATGCGACCCGGAAAACCCACGGTTTTTGCGAGGCGCGAGCAGCAATTCGTTTTCGGTCTTCCCGGCAATCCCGTGTCGACTTTTGTGGCCTTCGAGCTTTTTGTGTCTCCCGTGCTAAAGGTCCTGCAGGGGTTGCCGGCCGGAGCCCTGAATATGGTGAGGGGGCGGGTTCAGGAAAAAATTCTGGAGAAATCAGGACGCACGGCTTTGCTGCCGGCAACCGTTACCCTCGACTCCGGCCGCATCTGCATACGACCCGTGTCCTGGAAGGGATCGGCGGACATCTTCAGCCTGGCGGAGGCCAACGGACTGGTGGTGGTTCCCTTGGAGTGCAGGGAACTGC
Above is a window of Acidobacteriota bacterium DNA encoding:
- a CDS encoding molybdopterin molybdotransferase MoeA; this translates as MLTVKAARGIVLDHCGSIRPGRLSTEVVSLPASQGRVLAEPVHLDTDQPPFDRSMRDGYAVKSRDLDPLPARLRCVGEIKAGEVPTRVLKSGEAIQIMTGAPAPKGADAVVMVEHTESLPKDEVAVLRSVPSGANIAPRGSERRCGELLMPPATRLGVLEVGGLAAVGKARVQVFGRPEVSILATGDELVDVDQEPGPGQIRNSNAYSLSAQVVSHGGVPRVLATAGDTMEQLRRQIRLGLESDVLLVSGGVSAGKYDLVEEVFEELGIQILFEAVSMRPGKPTVFARREQQFVFGLPGNPVSTFVAFELFVSPVLKVLQGLPAGALNMVRGRVQEKILEKSGRTALLPATVTLDSGRICIRPVSWKGSADIFSLAEANGLVVVPLECRELLPGQEADALLFEPMRGLSGCEF